A genomic window from Diospyros lotus cultivar Yz01 chromosome 2, ASM1463336v1, whole genome shotgun sequence includes:
- the LOC127794783 gene encoding transcription factor MYB98-like, with amino-acid sequence MEFDTNYREDCASEPVLLLPNNLHKLETEDGFCFESSCSSNGFIRDLHHLDDHYHHQFSFSGSSVNPELGFQTASFDPFEYCFTNGCPPNLNLDEFYESKPFPDQSGGYAAAMHGLKIPVDIVKKSDQTLNCEDVKPLNFVVADEGSCITTAAANGYLKKNSIVASAPRAGKPYCKGHRKSNSVKGPWTAEEDRLLIHLVEKYGVRKWSHVAQMLKGRIGKQCRERWHNHLRPDIKKDTWSEEEDKILIQAHIELGNKWAEIAKRLPGRTENSIKNHWNATKRRQLSRRKFRSKNPRPNSLLQDYIGTFNFEDKTIISHNNTSAAEFLNINPIGRSVQTVPLAAETMDEFCIDDRLVPNFDLEVPDFPFQDHNLFDDQSSIESLLNPIPNCPTEYEERGFHLGMPPLNVASVIQCEVKKEMDLVEMITQANNY; translated from the exons ATGGAGTTTGACACCAACTACAGAGAAGATTGCGCCTCGGAACCAGTGCTGCTTCTGCCCAACAATCTCCACAAACTCGAAACAGAAGATGGGTTTTGCTTTGAGTCATCTTGCTCTTCAAATGGCTTCATCCGAGATCTTCACCACCTTGACGATCATTATCACCACCAGTTCTCTTTCAGTGGCTCATCTGTAAACCCTGAATTAGGGTTCCAAACTGCGAGTTTTGATCCTTTTGAGTATTGCTTCACAAATGGCTGTCCTCCAAATCTAAATCTGGATGAGTTTTACGAATCCAAGCCATTTCCAGATCAAAGTGGTGGGTATGCAGCAGCCATGCACGGCCTTAAAATTCCGGTGGATATTGTGAAAAAATCCGATCAAACCTTAAACTGTGAAGATGTCAAACCTTTGAACTTTGTTGTAGCAGATGAAGGGTCATGCATCACTACTGCTGCTGCAAATGGGTATTTGAAGAAGAACAGCATCGTTGCATCGGCTCCTCGGGCCGGAAAGCCATACTGCAAAGGCCATAGGAAGTCCAATTCGGTAAAGGGACCATGGACCGCTGAAGAAGATAG ACTGTTGATTCATCTGGTAGAGAAATACGGAGTGAGAAAATGGTCACATGTTGCCCAGATGCTCAAGGGAAGGATAGGTAAGCAGTGTAGAGAGAGGTGGCACAATCATCTAAGGCCAGACATCAag aAGGACACATGGAGTGAGGAAGAGGACAAGATACTAATCCAGGCCCACATAGAACTGGGGAACAAATGGGCAGAAATTGCAAAGAGGCTGCCGGGAAGAACAGAAAACTCCATCAAAAACCACTGGAATGCAACCAAAAGAAGGCAACTCTCAAGGCGAAAATTTCGGTCCAAGAACCCTAGACCAAACTCTCTTCTGCAGGACTACATCGGGACCTTTAACTTTGAGGACAAGACCATCATCAGCCACAATAACACATCAGCTGCTGAGTTCCTAAACATTAATCCCATCGGTAGATCAGTGCAAACAGTACCGCTTGCGGCAGAAACCATGGATGAGTTTTGCATCGATGATCGATTAGTTCCTAACTTCGATTTGGAGGTCCCGGACTTTCCTTTCCAGGATCACAACTTGTTTGATGATCAGAGTAGCATTGAATCTCTTCTTAATCCGATTCCTAATTGTCCTACAGAGTATGAAGAGAGAGGATTTCACTTGGGGATGCCACCATTGAATGTGGCTTCAGTGATCCAGTGTGAAGTGAAGAAGGAGATGGATTTGGTGGAGATGATCACACAAGCCAATAATTACTAG
- the LOC127794784 gene encoding uncharacterized protein LOC127794784 translates to MGTCVCYNCGKTGHVVKFCPKKQQQQPYHQNPGNPPKGQAKVYALSNQEKDQDPHVLAGNVLIFGRSSYTLFDSSSTHSFVSLNFASKLSTYVEHASTPLEIVMPSGGTVSMNCVVKIANVEIGGQLLQTTLYVLNMKAFDVILGMDWLSKYHATILCSKREIVCRSPEGLEVHHYVVEMEHPPCDISAIKVKKLLWSKGCIGFLMSVVVKGGDELVVNDVKVVKDFLEVFPDDLIEMPPEQEVKFTIDLVLGSAPISKSPYRIAPKELQELKT, encoded by the coding sequence ATGGGAACATGTGTATGCTACAATTGTGGCAAAACCGGACATGTGGTTAAATTTTGTCCCaagaagcagcagcaacaacCATATCATCAGAATCCAGGAAATCCCCCTAAGGGTCAAGCTAAAGTGTATGCACTCTCAAATCAAGAGAAGGATCAGGATCCTCACGTGTTGGCCGGTAATGTCCTCATCTTTGGAAGGTCTTCTTATACTTTATTTGATTCAAGTTCCACACATTCTTTCGTATCTTTAAATTTTGCAAGTAAACTTAGCACATATGTTGAACATGCAAGCACTCCCTTAGAAATAGTTATGCCTTCAGGAGGAACAGTAAGTATGAATTGTGTAGTAAAAATAGCTAATGTAGAGATTGGTGGACAGCTTCTACAAACAACCCTATATGTCTTAAATATGAAGGCGTTtgatgtgattttgggaatggacTGGCTTTCCAAATATCATGCGACCATATTGTGCTCTAAAAGGGAAATAGTTTGTAGGAGTCCTGAAGGGCTAGAAGTTCACCATTATGTGGTAGAAATGGAACACCCCCCTTGTGACATTTCGGCAATAAAGGTTAAGAAGCTATTATGGTCGAAAGGCTGTATTGGATTCTTAATGTCAGTAGTAGTGAAGGGAGGTGACGAATTGGTAGTGAATGATGTTAAGGTAGTCAAGGATTTCCTAGAAGTATTCCCTGATGATCTGATCGAAATGCCTCCAGAACAAGAAGTAAAGTTCACTATTGATCTAGTTCTTGGTTCTGCACCAATTTCTAAATCTCCTTATAGGATAGCTCCAAAGGAGTTACAAGAGTTGAAAACTTAA